A portion of the Chlamydia avium 10DC88 genome contains these proteins:
- a CDS encoding DNA-directed RNA polymerase subunit alpha: protein MSDNSRNLLYDKFELPESVKIVAVEGCGGAIDKQARFVAEPLERGMGHTLGNALRRALLIGLEAPAIIAFSMTGVLHEYMALEGVIEDVTNIVLNLKGALLKKYPFQDGSNGRSAQIIRSTISIDASDLAAAGGQKVVTLADLLQEGGFEAVNPNHVIFTVTKPMQLEVALRVAFGRGYTASERIILEDKGMNEIVLDAAFSPVVLVNYFVEDTRVGQDTDFDRLILQVETDGRVSPKEALAFSTQILAKHFSIFEKMDEKKIVFEEAISIEKENKDDILHKLILGINEIELSVRSTNCLSNANIETIGELVIMPEPRLLQFRNFGKKSLCEIKNKLKEMKLELGMDLSQFGVGLDNVKEKMKWYAEKIRSKNVKG, encoded by the coding sequence ATGTCGGATAATTCAAGAAATTTACTTTATGACAAATTTGAACTTCCTGAGTCGGTTAAGATCGTTGCCGTAGAGGGTTGTGGCGGTGCTATTGATAAGCAAGCACGTTTTGTCGCTGAGCCTTTGGAAAGAGGAATGGGGCATACATTAGGTAATGCTTTAAGACGAGCATTGCTAATTGGTTTGGAAGCTCCTGCGATTATTGCTTTTTCTATGACCGGTGTTCTGCATGAATATATGGCTCTTGAAGGGGTTATAGAGGACGTAACAAATATAGTTTTGAATTTGAAGGGAGCTTTATTAAAGAAGTATCCTTTTCAGGATGGTAGTAATGGACGTAGCGCACAAATAATACGATCTACTATTTCTATTGATGCTTCAGATTTGGCCGCAGCCGGAGGGCAAAAGGTAGTAACTTTAGCCGATTTATTGCAAGAAGGAGGATTTGAAGCAGTTAATCCTAATCATGTGATTTTCACTGTAACAAAGCCAATGCAACTTGAAGTTGCTTTAAGGGTAGCTTTTGGTAGAGGTTATACAGCTTCAGAAAGAATCATTCTTGAAGATAAAGGGATGAACGAGATCGTCTTGGACGCTGCTTTTTCTCCTGTGGTGTTAGTAAATTATTTTGTTGAAGACACTCGTGTTGGTCAAGATACTGATTTTGATCGTTTGATTTTACAAGTGGAAACTGATGGTAGAGTGTCTCCTAAAGAAGCTTTAGCTTTTTCTACTCAAATTCTAGCTAAACATTTTTCTATTTTTGAAAAAATGGATGAAAAGAAGATCGTTTTCGAAGAGGCAATTTCTATAGAAAAAGAGAATAAAGATGATATTCTTCATAAGTTGATTTTAGGAATCAATGAGATAGAACTTTCTGTCAGATCTACGAATTGTTTGTCCAACGCAAATATTGAGACCATTGGTGAATTAGTAATTATGCCAGAGCCTCGTCTTTTGCAGTTCAGAAATTTCGGTAAGAAATCTCTTTGTGAAATTAAGAATAAGCTGAAAGAAATGAAGCTTGAGTTGGGTATGGATCTTAGCCAGTTTGGTGTTGGTCTAGACAATGTTAAAGAGAAAATGAAGTGGTATGCCGAAAAAATTCGGTCGAAAAATGTTAAGGGATAA
- the rplQ gene encoding 50S ribosomal protein L17, protein MQHARKKFRVGRTSAHNRCMLANMLKSLIHKERIETTLPKAKELRRHAEKMITLAKKRTLAARRLAISRLMIRYNKLTSKEARQVKAGNLSSYNVDRTVINKLFDELTPRFVSRNGGYTRILKLQNRVGDNAQKCIIEFLAD, encoded by the coding sequence ATGCAACATGCTAGAAAGAAATTTAGAGTAGGCCGTACTTCTGCACATAATCGTTGTATGTTAGCTAATATGTTGAAGTCTCTAATTCATAAGGAAAGAATAGAAACGACTTTGCCTAAAGCAAAAGAACTGCGTCGTCATGCAGAAAAAATGATTACATTAGCCAAAAAAAGGACTCTAGCAGCAAGGCGCTTAGCTATTTCTAGATTGATGATCCGATATAATAAGCTTACGAGTAAAGAAGCTCGTCAAGTTAAGGCAGGAAATTTATCTTCTTATAATGTAGATCGTACGGTGATTAATAAATTATTTGATGAATTGACTCCTCGTTTTGTTTCTAGGAATGGTGGATACACTCGTATTTTGAAATTGCAAAATAGAGTTGGTGATAATGCTCAAAAGTGTATTATAGAGTTTTTAGCTGATTAA
- the gap gene encoding type I glyceraldehyde-3-phosphate dehydrogenase → MRVVINGFGRIGRLVLRQILRKNSSLEVVAVNDLVPGDALTYLFKYDSTHGRVNADVAYQEGCLVVGKRKIQLLAERDVRNLPWKDLNVDIVVESTGLFTKQEDAQKHLDSGAKRVVITAPAKGDVPTFVLGVNEEKFNPKEDLIVSNASCTTNCLAPLAKVLLTNFGIEEGLMTTVHAATATQSVVDGPSKKDWRGGRGAFQNIVPASTGAAKAVALCLPELKGKLTGMAFRVPVADVSVVDLTVKLQKSTTYEEICKVIKHAAETNLRGILGYTDEEVVSSDFIGSEYSSIFDARAGIALNDRFFKLIAWYDNEIGYSTRIVDLLEYIAKNSE, encoded by the coding sequence ATGAGAGTTGTAATTAACGGTTTTGGTCGAATTGGAAGATTGGTTCTAAGGCAAATTTTACGTAAAAATTCTTCTCTTGAAGTCGTAGCTGTTAATGATCTTGTTCCCGGCGACGCTCTGACATATTTATTTAAATATGATTCTACCCATGGGCGTGTTAATGCTGATGTTGCTTATCAAGAAGGTTGTTTAGTAGTTGGTAAACGTAAAATCCAATTACTTGCTGAGCGAGATGTTCGAAATCTTCCTTGGAAAGACCTAAATGTAGATATTGTTGTCGAAAGTACAGGATTATTTACTAAACAAGAAGATGCTCAAAAGCATCTTGATTCAGGTGCAAAACGAGTAGTAATTACAGCCCCTGCAAAAGGGGATGTCCCCACATTTGTATTGGGAGTTAATGAAGAAAAATTTAATCCCAAAGAAGATTTAATTGTTTCAAATGCTTCTTGTACTACAAATTGTCTTGCTCCCTTAGCTAAAGTTCTTTTAACTAACTTTGGTATAGAAGAAGGGTTAATGACAACAGTTCATGCTGCTACAGCTACTCAGAGTGTGGTAGATGGACCATCGAAAAAAGATTGGCGTGGTGGAAGAGGGGCATTTCAAAATATTGTTCCTGCCTCTACCGGAGCTGCTAAAGCTGTAGCTCTATGTTTGCCAGAATTGAAAGGCAAATTAACTGGTATGGCTTTTCGAGTCCCTGTGGCCGATGTTTCTGTAGTTGATCTTACTGTAAAATTACAGAAATCAACTACCTATGAAGAAATATGTAAAGTAATTAAACATGCTGCGGAAACTAATTTACGTGGAATTCTAGGTTACACAGATGAAGAGGTTGTTTCTTCTGATTTCATAGGTTCTGAATATTCTTCCATATTTGATGCTCGTGCAGGAATTGCTTTAAATGATCGTTTTTTCAAGCTAATAGCTTGGTACGATAATGAAATAGGATATTCTACTCGTATTGTTGATTTATTAGAGTACATAGCAAAAAACTCTGAATAA
- the grgA gene encoding GrgA family transcription factor: MYFTRDPVIETVITSREGYKLSVRNTKHLSQDPFIVEAVEVISLGNTCFFRNCDHSKPFIVPAADYEVMEIRDTKINLKAVGLDRGIKIAGGREALIKLPKSAPVVTVDENSVEVVEETTVEPSSSPSHSNPHKEKKERKGDKWKEKKKQCRRKSSKESPSASSSEVAEVSHEGVSPEDPQENSAGERKVGEQKKFSLLPPPTKLISEIMSQSTVDPEVVTADLDESLQALVSESSEVIDSLLSDEGSLALSEEDLNRVLGDVEEAICEQPSPSSFSIEDE; this comes from the coding sequence GTGTATTTTACAAGAGATCCAGTTATTGAGACTGTAATTACCTCTAGAGAGGGATATAAATTATCTGTTCGTAATACAAAGCATCTTTCACAAGATCCTTTTATTGTTGAAGCAGTTGAAGTTATTTCTTTAGGAAATACGTGTTTTTTCCGTAATTGTGATCACAGCAAGCCATTTATTGTCCCTGCAGCAGATTATGAAGTTATGGAAATTCGTGATACTAAGATTAATCTTAAAGCGGTAGGATTAGATCGAGGTATTAAAATTGCTGGAGGGCGTGAAGCTTTAATTAAATTACCTAAGTCTGCTCCAGTAGTGACTGTCGATGAGAACTCTGTAGAGGTAGTTGAAGAAACTACCGTCGAACCATCTTCTTCTCCATCTCATAGCAATCCACATAAGGAAAAGAAAGAGCGTAAAGGAGATAAGTGGAAAGAAAAGAAAAAGCAATGTCGTCGTAAGAGTAGTAAAGAATCTCCTTCTGCTTCCTCTTCCGAAGTTGCTGAAGTTTCTCATGAAGGAGTTTCTCCAGAAGATCCTCAAGAAAATTCAGCAGGAGAACGAAAAGTAGGAGAACAAAAGAAGTTTTCTTTACTGCCTCCTCCTACAAAGTTAATCTCTGAAATTATGTCTCAATCTACTGTAGATCCTGAAGTTGTAACGGCTGATTTAGATGAGTCCTTACAAGCCTTAGTTAGCGAAAGCTCTGAAGTGATTGACTCTTTACTTTCGGATGAAGGATCTCTTGCTCTATCCGAAGAGGATTTGAATAGAGTGTTGGGAGATGTAGAAGAGGCGATATGTGAGCAACCGTCTCCTTCTTCCTTTTCTATTGAAGATGAGTAG
- the ruvC gene encoding crossover junction endodeoxyribonuclease RuvC, which produces MEQLIMGIDPGTLASGYAVIVKEKRHQIRAHSYGVIRLSQKQTLSQRYEKLFSTISEIVDTVRPDVVVLETQYVHKNPQSTIKLGMARGVLLLAAALRKIPIFEYAPNVAKRAVIGKGNASKYQIQLMVSKMLHIPNILQPDCEDIADAFALAICHAHTSSYS; this is translated from the coding sequence ATGGAACAACTAATTATGGGAATCGATCCAGGAACACTTGCTTCTGGATACGCAGTTATTGTAAAAGAGAAACGTCATCAAATTCGTGCCCATAGTTATGGGGTTATTCGTTTATCCCAAAAGCAGACACTATCACAAAGGTATGAGAAGCTTTTTAGTACAATATCAGAAATCGTAGATACTGTACGACCCGATGTTGTAGTGCTTGAAACTCAGTACGTACACAAGAACCCCCAAAGTACTATAAAACTTGGCATGGCACGAGGTGTGTTATTACTTGCTGCTGCTTTAAGAAAAATTCCTATATTTGAATATGCCCCTAATGTTGCTAAGAGAGCGGTTATCGGTAAGGGTAATGCTAGCAAGTATCAGATTCAGCTTATGGTTAGTAAAATGCTTCATATCCCAAATATTTTACAGCCTGATTGTGAAGACATAGCCGATGCTTTTGCTTTGGCTATTTGTCATGCACACACGTCTTCTTATTCCTAG
- the ruvA gene encoding Holliday junction branch migration protein RuvA — protein MYDYLRGILTYIGPGYISIECRGLGFGICVADCWIIELSSQLHCELMVYTFTVVRETEPVLYGFRSRGERECFRMLLSFSGIGPKTGLAILNTFSLSQLCTIARTEDVKAIASVPGIGKKTAEKLMVDLKQKLTDLLPLDTHTSSWEPTKLSHIDEGIQALAALGYSKSIAEKMIIEAMRDLPENASLAEILPIALKKNLKDLNKI, from the coding sequence ATGTATGATTATCTTCGTGGAATTCTTACTTATATAGGCCCAGGATATATATCTATTGAATGTCGAGGTTTAGGATTTGGTATTTGTGTGGCTGATTGCTGGATTATAGAATTATCTAGTCAATTACACTGTGAGCTTATGGTATATACCTTCACAGTAGTTCGAGAGACAGAGCCTGTATTATATGGGTTTCGTTCTCGAGGAGAACGTGAGTGTTTCCGTATGCTGCTTTCGTTTTCTGGAATAGGACCAAAAACAGGTTTAGCAATTTTAAATACCTTTTCTCTAAGTCAGTTATGCACTATTGCACGTACAGAAGATGTTAAAGCTATAGCTTCTGTACCTGGTATTGGTAAAAAGACAGCTGAAAAATTAATGGTAGATTTAAAACAAAAACTTACTGACTTGCTTCCCCTAGACACACATACCTCTTCTTGGGAACCAACCAAACTTTCTCATATAGATGAGGGAATCCAAGCATTAGCTGCATTAGGATATTCTAAGTCTATAGCCGAAAAAATGATTATAGAGGCTATGCGTGATCTCCCAGAGAATGCTTCGTTAGCAGAAATATTGCCCATTGCATTAAAAAAGAACCTCAAGGACTTAAACAAGATCTAG
- the ndk gene encoding nucleoside-diphosphate kinase: MERTLSIIKPDSVGKGHIGEIIATFEKLGFRIAAMKMLHLSVKEAEGFYAVHKSRPFFQELVDFMISGPVVVMVLEGENAVIRNREIMGATNPQEAAQGTLRARFGESIGINAVHGSDSLENATIEIRYFFSEIDIVNSSTIL, translated from the coding sequence ATGGAACGAACGCTATCAATCATCAAGCCTGATTCAGTAGGTAAAGGTCACATTGGAGAAATTATCGCGACTTTTGAGAAATTGGGATTCCGCATAGCTGCAATGAAAATGTTGCATTTATCTGTAAAAGAAGCAGAAGGTTTCTACGCTGTTCATAAGTCTCGTCCATTTTTTCAGGAACTTGTGGATTTTATGATTTCCGGACCTGTTGTTGTTATGGTACTTGAAGGAGAAAATGCTGTAATACGTAACCGTGAGATTATGGGAGCAACAAATCCTCAGGAAGCAGCACAAGGGACTCTTCGTGCACGATTTGGTGAATCTATAGGAATCAATGCAGTACATGGCTCTGATAGTTTAGAAAACGCAACAATAGAGATCCGTTACTTTTTTAGTGAAATTGATATTGTAAACTCTTCTACGATACTATAG
- a CDS encoding lipoate--protein ligase family protein, translating to MLTNKNCYFLHLSEVPIFTQLQLEEALLRNCTENVCLINMNAPEAVVLGISRSVKEDLYLSALRSDNIPIIRRYSGGGTVFIDKNSLLVTWIINSSEPMMSSQELMSWTYTIYAPIFPTTFAINENDYTLGNKKVAGNAQYIQRFRWVHHSSFLWDMDIEKIARYLPIPQKQPSYRKQRKHQDFLTTIRPYFPTKKHFIDKLKMSASSLFSWEDLSEHEIKYFIEQPHRKSTRLL from the coding sequence ATGCTCACCAATAAAAATTGTTATTTCCTTCATCTATCCGAAGTTCCCATCTTTACACAATTACAACTAGAAGAAGCACTTCTACGTAACTGCACAGAGAATGTATGTCTAATTAATATGAACGCTCCTGAAGCTGTTGTTCTGGGCATATCAAGATCTGTTAAAGAAGATCTGTATCTATCCGCACTACGATCTGATAATATTCCTATCATTAGGCGCTATAGTGGTGGAGGTACTGTTTTTATTGATAAAAATAGCTTATTAGTAACTTGGATCATCAACTCCTCAGAACCCATGATGAGTTCTCAAGAACTCATGTCTTGGACCTATACAATCTATGCTCCTATCTTCCCAACAACATTTGCTATCAATGAAAATGACTATACCTTAGGAAACAAAAAAGTTGCAGGAAATGCTCAATATATTCAACGATTCCGTTGGGTACACCACTCCTCATTTCTTTGGGATATGGACATTGAGAAGATAGCTCGCTATCTACCCATACCCCAAAAACAACCATCCTATAGGAAACAACGAAAGCATCAAGACTTCCTGACAACAATTCGTCCATACTTTCCTACTAAAAAACACTTTATTGATAAATTAAAGATGTCGGCCAGTAGTTTATTCTCTTGGGAAGATCTTTCGGAACACGAGATTAAATATTTTATAGAACAACCTCACAGGAAGTCTACTAGGCTACTGTAA
- the mnmG gene encoding tRNA uridine-5-carboxymethylaminomethyl(34) synthesis enzyme MnmG, which yields MWTHPIYYDVIVVGAGHAGCEAAFCSAKMGVTTLLLTSNLDTIAKLSCNPAIGGIGKGHIVREIDALGGVMAEVADLSGIQFRILNQTKGPAVRAPRAQVDKQMYHIHMKRLLEGLSGLHIMQGTVESLLDQDGRIQGVTTKEGITYLGKTVVLSSGTFMRGLIHIGDKNFSGGRLGDPGSTGLSLALKERGFPLSRLKTGTPPRLLASSIDFSVTEEQKGDVGVGFVHRETPFVPPLPQVSCHITHTTEKTKDIIAENIHRSALYGGHIEGVGPRYCPSIEDKIVKFSDKDRHLIFLEPEGLNTQEVYVNGLSTSMPFDVQYRMIRSVHGLENAIITRPAYAIEYDYVHGNVIHPTLETKIIEGLFLCGQINGTTGYEEAAAQGLIAGINAANKVLANPPFIPTRQESYIGVLLDDLTTQVLDEPYRMFTSRAEHRLLLRQDNAYLRLSHYGRDLGLLSEERYKVFENHKRILEEEKVHLSKTFRKYGNSIVTLTKVLCRPEISYAILKETFPEDVHDLGPILNASLEMDIKYSGYIDRQKALIQSLSKSENMSIPQDIDYHSISALSLEAREKLSKFTPRTIGSASRISGIANADIQVLMIAIKKHAHQ from the coding sequence ATGTGGACTCACCCTATTTACTATGATGTTATTGTAGTTGGTGCTGGGCATGCAGGTTGTGAAGCTGCATTTTGTTCTGCAAAAATGGGTGTTACAACGCTGCTGTTAACTTCTAATTTGGATACGATAGCTAAGTTAAGTTGTAATCCTGCTATTGGTGGTATTGGGAAAGGTCATATCGTACGGGAAATTGATGCCCTTGGTGGCGTTATGGCCGAGGTAGCCGATTTATCTGGGATACAATTTCGTATCTTAAATCAAACTAAGGGTCCGGCTGTACGAGCACCAAGAGCTCAAGTTGATAAGCAAATGTATCATATTCATATGAAACGCTTATTAGAAGGGCTCTCTGGGTTGCATATTATGCAAGGTACTGTAGAATCTTTACTAGATCAAGATGGTCGTATCCAAGGAGTAACAACTAAGGAAGGTATTACGTATCTAGGAAAGACAGTAGTCTTGTCTTCTGGAACGTTTATGCGTGGCCTCATTCATATTGGCGATAAGAATTTTTCTGGAGGTCGTCTTGGAGATCCCGGGTCTACGGGTTTGTCCTTAGCTCTAAAAGAACGGGGCTTCCCTTTAAGTAGATTAAAAACAGGTACTCCTCCTCGCTTATTAGCATCTTCTATTGATTTTTCTGTAACAGAAGAGCAAAAGGGAGATGTAGGTGTTGGGTTCGTTCATAGAGAAACACCATTTGTCCCTCCTCTTCCTCAAGTTTCATGCCACATTACGCATACTACGGAAAAAACAAAAGATATTATCGCGGAAAATATTCACCGATCTGCTTTATATGGAGGTCATATCGAAGGTGTAGGTCCTCGCTACTGTCCATCAATTGAAGATAAAATCGTAAAATTTTCTGACAAGGATCGTCATCTCATCTTTTTAGAGCCTGAGGGTCTGAACACTCAAGAAGTCTACGTTAACGGATTATCTACATCTATGCCCTTTGATGTTCAATACCGTATGATTCGTTCTGTCCATGGGCTAGAAAATGCTATTATTACTCGTCCTGCTTATGCGATAGAATATGATTACGTGCACGGGAATGTAATCCACCCCACTTTAGAAACTAAAATTATAGAAGGACTTTTCCTTTGTGGACAAATTAACGGAACCACAGGTTATGAAGAGGCTGCGGCTCAAGGTTTAATTGCAGGAATCAATGCTGCAAATAAAGTACTTGCCAACCCTCCGTTTATCCCCACACGTCAAGAATCTTATATTGGTGTCTTGCTTGATGATCTCACTACACAGGTATTAGATGAACCCTATCGTATGTTTACAAGTAGAGCAGAACATCGCCTACTTTTAAGACAAGACAATGCTTATCTACGTCTCTCTCACTATGGGAGAGATTTAGGATTATTAAGTGAAGAACGTTATAAAGTATTTGAAAATCATAAGCGTATTTTAGAAGAAGAAAAAGTCCATCTAAGTAAAACATTTAGAAAATATGGAAATTCTATTGTTACTCTAACTAAAGTGTTATGTCGTCCCGAAATATCTTATGCAATTTTAAAAGAAACTTTTCCTGAGGATGTGCATGATTTAGGTCCTATATTAAATGCCTCCTTGGAAATGGATATTAAATATTCAGGATATATAGATCGTCAAAAAGCTTTGATTCAAAGCCTATCTAAATCAGAAAACATGTCAATCCCTCAAGACATTGACTATCATAGTATTTCTGCTCTAAGTTTAGAAGCTAGAGAAAAATTATCAAAATTTACACCAAGAACCATAGGTTCTGCATCAAGAATATCTGGAATCGCAAATGCCGATATCCAAGTACTGATGATTGCTATAAAAAAACATGCTCACCAATAA
- a CDS encoding AURKAIP1/COX24 domain-containing protein — MSSVKKKRRLKIAKHKRKKRRRRDRHKNK, encoded by the coding sequence ATGTCATCTGTTAAGAAAAAACGAAGACTTAAAATCGCTAAACATAAGCGTAAGAAAAGACGTCGAAGAGATCGTCATAAAAATAAATAA
- the dnaB gene encoding replicative DNA helicase, which produces MQVDKAPQLKLPGLPNSKESEMIVLGAMLTGVNYLNLAANQLNEEDFYYLEHKIIFRVLQDAFKQDKPVDVLLAGEELKRRNNLNVIGGPSYLISLADFAGTTAYIEEYIQIILSKSILRKMIQTAKEIEKKAIEEPKDVAVALDEAQAALFKISQTTSPTPYVLVAEKLQGLTSVQDKPFLVQLQEKQEFFQQHAHDSNALPISGLSTHFIDLDKLVNGFSPSNLMILAARPAMGKTALALNIAENMCFHNHIPIGIFSLEMTVDQLIHRIICSRSEVESRKINVGDLSGQDFQRIVSVVNEMQQHTLLIDDQPGLKVTDLRARARRMKESYDIQFLIIDYLQLLSGSGTLRSIESRQTEISEISRMLKTLARELNIPILCLSQLSRKVEDRANHRPMMSDLRESGSIEQDSDLVMFLLRREYYDPNDKPGTAELIIAKNRHGSIGSVPLVFEKELARFRNYSYLEFPG; this is translated from the coding sequence ATGCAAGTAGATAAAGCACCCCAACTCAAATTGCCTGGTCTTCCAAATTCTAAAGAATCAGAAATGATTGTTCTCGGAGCTATGCTTACTGGTGTAAATTACCTAAATCTTGCAGCCAATCAATTGAATGAAGAAGATTTTTATTATCTTGAGCATAAAATCATCTTCCGAGTTCTTCAAGATGCTTTTAAACAAGATAAACCCGTAGATGTTCTCCTTGCTGGAGAAGAACTTAAGCGAAGGAATAACCTCAATGTGATTGGGGGCCCTAGTTATTTAATTTCCTTAGCAGACTTTGCAGGAACTACAGCCTATATCGAAGAGTATATTCAAATCATTCTTTCCAAATCTATTTTAAGAAAGATGATTCAAACAGCAAAAGAAATAGAAAAAAAGGCGATAGAAGAACCTAAAGATGTTGCTGTTGCTCTAGATGAAGCTCAAGCAGCCTTATTCAAGATTAGTCAAACGACCTCTCCTACACCTTATGTCCTTGTTGCAGAAAAACTCCAGGGGTTAACTTCAGTACAAGACAAACCCTTCCTTGTTCAATTACAGGAAAAACAAGAGTTTTTTCAACAACATGCTCATGATAGCAATGCTCTACCCATTTCAGGTTTATCTACTCACTTCATCGATTTAGATAAATTAGTTAACGGTTTTTCACCCTCTAATCTTATGATTCTTGCTGCACGTCCTGCCATGGGGAAGACTGCTCTTGCTTTAAATATCGCAGAAAATATGTGTTTCCATAACCATATTCCAATTGGGATTTTTTCTTTAGAAATGACTGTAGATCAACTTATCCACAGGATAATTTGTTCACGTTCCGAGGTAGAATCTAGGAAAATTAATGTAGGAGATCTATCTGGCCAAGATTTCCAACGTATTGTCTCTGTTGTTAATGAAATGCAACAACATACTTTGTTAATAGACGATCAACCAGGATTGAAAGTCACAGACCTTAGAGCAAGAGCTCGAAGGATGAAAGAAAGTTACGACATTCAATTTTTAATTATTGATTATTTGCAGTTGCTTTCTGGCTCAGGGACTTTACGTTCTATAGAGAGCCGTCAAACAGAAATCTCAGAAATTTCCCGAATGCTAAAAACTTTAGCTAGAGAATTAAATATCCCTATTCTTTGTTTATCTCAGCTATCTAGAAAAGTGGAAGATAGAGCTAATCATCGTCCCATGATGAGTGACTTGAGAGAAAGTGGAAGCATTGAGCAAGATTCGGATCTGGTTATGTTTCTTTTACGTCGAGAATACTACGATCCTAATGATAAACCTGGAACAGCAGAATTGATCATTGCAAAAAACCGTCACGGATCTATTGGCTCTGTACCCTTAGTTTTTGAAAAAGAATTAGCCCGTTTTAGAAACTACTCATACCTTGAATTTCCTGGATAA
- a CDS encoding CDP-alcohol phosphatidyltransferase family protein, whose protein sequence is MRRLCNLLSLSRIWLALLFCQERGHLRLLVILGAMASDVLDGYLARRYKATSRFGSMLDPLTDKFFVFVCVAILYWERSLSPSHLLLIFARDIFLVLFAIYLSAVRGWRGYDYRALFFGKIFTIAQFIILLGVTAGVKIPVIGLTPLIVLGCLYFIERVIDYKKQCLD, encoded by the coding sequence ATGAGACGACTCTGTAATTTACTTTCTCTATCGCGTATATGGCTAGCCTTGCTTTTTTGCCAGGAAAGAGGGCATCTTCGTTTATTAGTAATATTAGGGGCTATGGCAAGCGATGTTTTGGATGGTTATCTTGCTCGTCGTTATAAAGCCACAAGTCGTTTTGGTTCAATGCTAGACCCCTTAACAGATAAGTTTTTCGTATTTGTCTGTGTCGCAATTCTATACTGGGAAAGATCGCTATCTCCTTCTCATTTATTATTAATTTTTGCTCGCGACATTTTTTTAGTTTTATTTGCTATCTATCTCTCTGCTGTTCGTGGATGGCGGGGATACGATTATCGTGCCCTATTTTTTGGGAAGATTTTCACAATTGCTCAGTTTATTATTTTGTTAGGAGTTACTGCTGGAGTAAAGATCCCTGTTATAGGCCTAACCCCGTTAATTGTCTTAGGATGTCTTTACTTTATTGAGCGTGTTATTGATTATAAAAAGCAATGTCTTGATTGA